Within Hydrogenophaga sp. PAMC20947, the genomic segment TGGTGCAGCGTGCGACCCGGCCCGTGCGGGATTTGTCCGAGCAACTGAGGCGGCGCCCGGACAACGACCTCCAATTGATCCGCACCGAGGGTTTGCCTCGCGAGTTGTGGCCCCTCACCAATGCCACCAACCAGCTCATGGAGCGCCTGAGCCAATTGCTGGAGCACCAGCGGCGCTTTGTGCGGGACACCTCGCACCAGTTGCGCACACCCCTGGCTGTGCTCAAAGCACAGGTGCAATCGGCCCAACGCGGGGATCAGCCGGCACAAGAGGCTTTGTCGGAAATCTCGCAAACGGTGGACCGGGCCACCCGGATGGCGAACCAGATGCTGGCGCTGGCCAAGGTGGAGCAATTGCGCGACCAGGCGCAGAGCCTGCCGAGCCAGCTGGATCGGCTTGTGCGCGAGGTGGCGCTGGATCTCGCCCCATTGGTGGCGGCCAAAGACATTGATTTTGATATCCGCACCGAGCCTGTGACCGTGCAGGCGCACGAGTGGATGCTCAACGAGCTTTTTCGCAACCTGTTGCACAACGCGATCAAACACACGGCGGCTCACGGGCGGCTGCTGGTCGAGGTGGCGCTGTCGCCGGGTGAACAGGCCTTGTTGCGGGTCCGGAACGAAGGCCCGGCTTTGTCCACGGCCCAGGTCGAGCGCTTGTTCGAGCCCTTTGCGGCCATGGGTGGGCAGCAAGGTGCGGGATTGGGTCTGGCGATTTGCCATGGCATTGTGCAAGCGCTGGATGGGCGAATCGAGCTGCTCAGCGCAGAGGCCACGCCTGAGGAGCCCGCTGGCGTGGAAGCCCGCGTGTGGCTGCCCTTGCGCCGGGCTGATTTCAGGCCAATCCGGCCTTGAGCAGGACTTCCCGCAAACTCTCGAATTCCCGGTCGACGAAGTCTTCGAAGGCCTGCCCGATCAGCGGGTCGGGCAACCACTGGTGCCGTTGCACCGCCGATTGCCAAGCCTGCGACAGCAGGGCTTGGCGGATGGCATCCTGCGCCGCCAGCAGTTCGGAAGGGCTCAGGCCCGCTGGCGCGCACAGGCCGCGCCAGTTGCCGATCACCACATTGACGCCCAGCTCGGTGAGGGTGGGTGCACCGGTCCCTGGCAGGCGCAGGCTTGAGGTGACTGCGACTGCGCGCATGCGCCCGCTGGTGATGTGGGGCAGGAATTCGCTGAACCCGCTGCCGCCAACCGTGACATACCCGGCCATGACAGCCGCCGCCGCTTCGCCGCCGCCTCTGAACGGCACGTAGTTGATGCGGTTGGGCGCAACGCCCATGGCCTTGGCCAGCATGTGGATGGCGATGTGTTCGGTGGAGCCGCGGGAGCCACCGCCCCATTTGATGCTGCGCGGGTCGTTGCGAAACTGCTTCAGCACTTCCGCCATGTCCGCAAACGCTGACCCGGGCGGCAGCACAAACACGTTGTATTCGTTGGTCAGTCGGGCGATGGGGCGCACCTGGGCCAGCCTCACAGGCGGGGCGCCGGTGATGATGCCGCCGAGCATGACCGATCCCATGACCATCAAGGCATGGGCATCGCCTCTGTAGCCGTTGGCGAACTGGGCCAGGCCGATGGTGCCCGCCGCGCCACCGCGGTTTTCAAAGCTCACCTCTGATGCCTGCCCGCTGGCGATCAGCGCCTGGCCCAAGGCCCTGCCTGTGAGGTCCCAGCCTCCCCCTGCATTGGCGGGGATGAGAATGCGAAACCGGGGGGGCGTTGGCTGGCCCGACTGGGCGTACGCCGCAGTCGATGCCAGGGCCACACCGGCGCCCAGGGCTTTCAGAAAAGCGTTGCGGTTCAGCCTCATTGATCGTCGAGCGAGGCGCTCCAGCGCGCATCCCAGTCGGGCAACCGGGGTTCATCGCGCAGGGTGTTCATGTCGCGCCGGTCGCGCTTGGTGGGTCGACCCTGTGTCATGGAGAGGGCGGGCTCCGGCGCGAGCCGACGGGATTCGGCCGCAACCTGGCGCAGCTTCACCGACT encodes:
- a CDS encoding sensor histidine kinase, translating into MTSLRASHPPSLRRYLLVGILVPVLGLVVLNTVSLYREALTTATTAYDRTLLASAKTISEQLDVHGYDAQARFTARVPYAALEAFETDNQSRMYYKVSTLSGEMVSGYEDLPSWTGKVPLQPAYAALVDFYDASYRDSPVRVAALVQPVASVQGRGIALIQVAETLELRETLAREMLIDTLWRQGLLVLVIALVVVWVVQRATRPVRDLSEQLRRRPDNDLQLIRTEGLPRELWPLTNATNQLMERLSQLLEHQRRFVRDTSHQLRTPLAVLKAQVQSAQRGDQPAQEALSEISQTVDRATRMANQMLALAKVEQLRDQAQSLPSQLDRLVREVALDLAPLVAAKDIDFDIRTEPVTVQAHEWMLNELFRNLLHNAIKHTAAHGRLLVEVALSPGEQALLRVRNEGPALSTAQVERLFEPFAAMGGQQGAGLGLAICHGIVQALDGRIELLSAEATPEEPAGVEARVWLPLRRADFRPIRP
- a CDS encoding tripartite tricarboxylate transporter substrate-binding protein — protein: MRLNRNAFLKALGAGVALASTAAYAQSGQPTPPRFRILIPANAGGGWDLTGRALGQALIASGQASEVSFENRGGAAGTIGLAQFANGYRGDAHALMVMGSVMLGGIITGAPPVRLAQVRPIARLTNEYNVFVLPPGSAFADMAEVLKQFRNDPRSIKWGGGSRGSTEHIAIHMLAKAMGVAPNRINYVPFRGGGEAAAAVMAGYVTVGGSGFSEFLPHITSGRMRAVAVTSSLRLPGTGAPTLTELGVNVVIGNWRGLCAPAGLSPSELLAAQDAIRQALLSQAWQSAVQRHQWLPDPLIGQAFEDFVDREFESLREVLLKAGLA